The proteins below are encoded in one region of Vulpes lagopus strain Blue_001 chromosome 10, ASM1834538v1, whole genome shotgun sequence:
- the ESPN gene encoding espin isoform X3 — translation MAHSEEAALLPGNPVHNGCAADPKASRELPPPPPPPPPPLPEALCSPPPAPPLPFEGAGPGCGPRRSSSSTGSTKSFNMMSPTGDNSELLAEIKAGKSLKPTPQSKGLTTVFSGSGQPISQPDLPLPQASPAPSRARSPTPPAAGPQPLLNGSVAPAPPATPAPGVQLDVEALIPTHDEQGRPIPEWKRQVMVRKLQLKMQEEEEQRRKLTAASSCCYPREGWRYSSAHNAILGPFGELMTEADILRIEQQIENLQVLHKAQKLEARLEQLELELEQLLPISAALSAPRFTVDPRRMHGRAVSLPAWCSKISTLLKSMATLLAALGGRPAHLAELLAADTGQPLAPLPDAPWRPGPLCLGRSHSLSWCREAVAREILDCGVSVQHLRAVYELRAQGSAPARGSRRKLSLPAGASGREPILEEDYVAAGAGEASAPAANGLPAAGDSLGAPGPPDAPGHQAALPEPEQLARRPPLSTELRGVQDYIDMRKERIVYLFLEHWRKWTFRGPGRHAQARLRRLLPRVVAAGAGSVPEAAEAPGPPAGDGADGRLLRLLKQRQVVGKLLGHWRSLLRRVPARPPRGSGLAHGLYWPEHFLPPLDGGAPPRYDSLTLDLFMLGYFQLLEMGLSREERKFRHLLCYEMFDRLGSHPWELIRRFHRVVLEEVEAGRRSWSDGFEDLRRQFFGDSPEAEPAREEEAEEEREEEEEEEPAEKVASAQTVDWPEGQPEAPAPAPQPPTPPPPAAPPPTWDPPSPEAPVEDPLELVSEMGEFSNEDICRYIDRSFSFWKEKEAELFDI, via the exons ATGGCGCACAGCGAGGAG GCGGCGCTGCTCCCCGGGAACCCCGTGCATAACGGCTGCGCCGCGGACCCCAAGGCGTCCAGGGagctgcccccgccgcccccgccgcccccgccgcccctgccCGAGGCCCTCTGCTCGCCGCCGCCTGCTCCGCCCCTGCCCTTCGAGGGCGCCGGCCCTGGCTGCGGGCCGCGTCGCTCCTCCTCGTCCACCGGCA GCACCAAGTCTTTCAACATGATGTCCCCGACGGGTGACAACTCCGAGCTACTGGCTGAGATCAAGGCTGGCAAGAGTCTGAAGCCGACGCCGCAGAGCAAAGGGCTGACGACAGTGTTCTCGGGCAGCGGGCAGCCCATCTCCCAG CCAGACTTGCCGCTGCCCCAGGCATCGCCTGCGCCTTCACGGGCCCGCAGCCCCACCCCACCGGCTGCAGGGCCCCAGCCACTGCTCAATGGCAGCGTGGCACCGGCACCGCCTGCCACCCCGGCGCCTGGTGTTCAGCTGGATGTGGAGGCGCTCATCCCCACACACGACGAGCAGGGCCGGCCCATCCCTGAGTGGAAGCGCCAGGTGATGGTGCGGAAACTGCAGCTGAAgatgcaggaggaggaagagcagaggcgGAAG CTGACGGCCGCCAGCTCGTGCTGCTACCCCCGCGAGGGCTGGAGGTACTCCAGCGCGCACAACGCCATCCTCGGGCCCTTCGGCGAGCTCATGACCGAAGCCGACATCCTCCGCATCGAGCAGCAAATCGAGAACCTGCAGGTGTTGCACAAGGCGCAGAAGCTGGAGGCGCGCCTGGAGCAGCTGGAGCTGGAGTTGGAGCAGCTGCTGCCGATCTCGGCCGCCCTTTCGGCGCCGCGCTTCACCGTGGATCCGCGCCGCATGCACGGCCGCGCCGTCAGCCTGCCTGCCTGGTGCAGCAAGATCTCCACGCTGCTCAAGAGCATGGCCACGCTGCTGGCCGCGCTGGGCGGCCGGCCCGCGCACCTGGCCGAGCTGCTGGCCGCCGACACGGGCCAGCCGCTGGCACCGCTGCCCGACGCGCCCTGGCGGCCGGGCCCGCTCTGCCTGGGCCGCTCGCACTCGCTCAGCTGGTGCCGCGAGGCCGTGGCGCGCGAGATCCTCGACTGCGGCGTCTCGGTGCAGCACCTCCGCGCCGTCTACGAGCTGCGCGCCCAGGGCTCGGCGCCCGCGCGCGGCTCGCGCCGCAAGCTCTCGCTTCCTGCGGGCGCCTCGGGCCGAGAACCCATCCTAGAGGAGGACTACGTGGCGGCCGGCGCCGGGGAAGCGAGCGCCCCCGCCGCCAACGGCTTGCCGGCCGCGGGGGACTCCCTTggcgccccgggcccgcccgACGCGCCCGGCCACCAGGCGGCGCTGCCTGAGCCGGAGCAGCTGGCGCGCCGGCCGCCGCTCTCCACCGAGCTGCGCGGCGTCCAGGACTACATAGATATGCGCAAGGAGCGCATCGTCTACCTCTTCCTGGAGCACTGGCGCAAGTGGACCTTCCGCGGCCCCGGGCGCCATGCCCAGGCGCGCCTACGCAGACTGCTGCCCCGCGTGGTGGCCGCCGGCGCGGGCTCCGTCCCCGAGgccgctgaggcacccgggccGCCGGCAGGCGACGGCGCCGACGGGCGGCTGCTGCGCCTGCTGAAGCAGCGGCAGGTGGTGGGCAAGCTGCTGGGCCACTGGCGGAGCCTGCTGCGGCGGGtgcccgcgcgccccccgcgcggcTCGGGTCTGGCGCACGGCCTGTACTGGCCCGAGCACTTCCTGCCGCCCCTCGACGGCGGCGCGCCCCCACGCTACGACAGCCTCACGCTCGACCTCTTCATGCTTGGCTACTTCCAGCTGCTGGAGATGGGCCTGAGCCGAGAGGAGCGCAAGTTCCGCCACCTGCTGTGCTACGAGATGTTCGACCGGCTGGGCAGCCACCCGTGGGAGCTCATCCGCCGCTTCCACCGCGTCGTGCTCGAGGAGGTGGAGGCCGGCCGGCGCAGCTGGAGCGACGGCTTTGAGGACCTCAGGCGCCAGTTCTTTGGAGACAGCCCGGAGGCTGAGCCGGCGCGGGAAGAAGAGGCCGAGGAGGagcgagaggaggaggaggaggaggagccggcGGAAAAGGTCGCTTCGGCCCAGACGGTGGACTGGCCAGAGGGGCAGCCCGAGGCCCCAGCTCCTGCGCCGCAGCCTCCGACCCCACCTCCGCCAGCCGCGCCTCCCCCGACGTGGGACCCTCCTAGTCCCGAAGCCCCTGTCGAAGATCCCCTGGAGCTGGTGTCTGAGATGGGCGAGTTCAGCAATGAGGACATCTGCCGCTATATTGACCGCAGCTTCTCCttctggaaggagaaggaggcagagctCTTTGACATCTGA
- the ESPN gene encoding espin isoform X1: protein MAHSEEVRACPPAPAGRRGPSPASGFSLASSSAPPQAALLPGNPVHNGCAADPKASRELPPPPPPPPPPLPEALCSPPPAPPLPFEGAGPGCGPRRSSSSTGSTKSFNMMSPTGDNSELLAEIKAGKSLKPTPQSKGLTTVFSGSGQPISQPDLPLPQASPAPSRARSPTPPAAGPQPLLNGSVAPAPPATPAPGVQLDVEALIPTHDEQGRPIPEWKRQVMVRKLQLKMQEEEEQRRKLTAASSCCYPREGWRYSSAHNAILGPFGELMTEADILRIEQQIENLQVLHKAQKLEARLEQLELELEQLLPISAALSAPRFTVDPRRMHGRAVSLPAWCSKISTLLKSMATLLAALGGRPAHLAELLAADTGQPLAPLPDAPWRPGPLCLGRSHSLSWCREAVAREILDCGVSVQHLRAVYELRAQGSAPARGSRRKLSLPAGASGREPILEEDYVAAGAGEASAPAANGLPAAGDSLGAPGPPDAPGHQAALPEPEQLARRPPLSTELRGVQDYIDMRKERIVYLFLEHWRKWTFRGPGRHAQARLRRLLPRVVAAGAGSVPEAAEAPGPPAGDGADGRLLRLLKQRQVVGKLLGHWRSLLRRVPARPPRGSGLAHGLYWPEHFLPPLDGGAPPRYDSLTLDLFMLGYFQLLEMGLSREERKFRHLLCYEMFDRLGSHPWELIRRFHRVVLEEVEAGRRSWSDGFEDLRRQFFGDSPEAEPAREEEAEEEREEEEEEEPAEKVASAQTVDWPEGQPEAPAPAPQPPTPPPPAAPPPTWDPPSPEAPVEDPLELVSEMGEFSNEDICRYIDRSFSFWKEKEAELFDI from the exons ATGGCGCACAGCGAGGAGGTGCGTGCctgcccgcccgcgcccgccggccGCCGGGGACCCAGCCCGGCCTCCGGCTTCTCACTCGCCAGCTCCTCCGCTCCCCCGCAGGCGGCGCTGCTCCCCGGGAACCCCGTGCATAACGGCTGCGCCGCGGACCCCAAGGCGTCCAGGGagctgcccccgccgcccccgccgcccccgccgcccctgccCGAGGCCCTCTGCTCGCCGCCGCCTGCTCCGCCCCTGCCCTTCGAGGGCGCCGGCCCTGGCTGCGGGCCGCGTCGCTCCTCCTCGTCCACCGGCA GCACCAAGTCTTTCAACATGATGTCCCCGACGGGTGACAACTCCGAGCTACTGGCTGAGATCAAGGCTGGCAAGAGTCTGAAGCCGACGCCGCAGAGCAAAGGGCTGACGACAGTGTTCTCGGGCAGCGGGCAGCCCATCTCCCAG CCAGACTTGCCGCTGCCCCAGGCATCGCCTGCGCCTTCACGGGCCCGCAGCCCCACCCCACCGGCTGCAGGGCCCCAGCCACTGCTCAATGGCAGCGTGGCACCGGCACCGCCTGCCACCCCGGCGCCTGGTGTTCAGCTGGATGTGGAGGCGCTCATCCCCACACACGACGAGCAGGGCCGGCCCATCCCTGAGTGGAAGCGCCAGGTGATGGTGCGGAAACTGCAGCTGAAgatgcaggaggaggaagagcagaggcgGAAG CTGACGGCCGCCAGCTCGTGCTGCTACCCCCGCGAGGGCTGGAGGTACTCCAGCGCGCACAACGCCATCCTCGGGCCCTTCGGCGAGCTCATGACCGAAGCCGACATCCTCCGCATCGAGCAGCAAATCGAGAACCTGCAGGTGTTGCACAAGGCGCAGAAGCTGGAGGCGCGCCTGGAGCAGCTGGAGCTGGAGTTGGAGCAGCTGCTGCCGATCTCGGCCGCCCTTTCGGCGCCGCGCTTCACCGTGGATCCGCGCCGCATGCACGGCCGCGCCGTCAGCCTGCCTGCCTGGTGCAGCAAGATCTCCACGCTGCTCAAGAGCATGGCCACGCTGCTGGCCGCGCTGGGCGGCCGGCCCGCGCACCTGGCCGAGCTGCTGGCCGCCGACACGGGCCAGCCGCTGGCACCGCTGCCCGACGCGCCCTGGCGGCCGGGCCCGCTCTGCCTGGGCCGCTCGCACTCGCTCAGCTGGTGCCGCGAGGCCGTGGCGCGCGAGATCCTCGACTGCGGCGTCTCGGTGCAGCACCTCCGCGCCGTCTACGAGCTGCGCGCCCAGGGCTCGGCGCCCGCGCGCGGCTCGCGCCGCAAGCTCTCGCTTCCTGCGGGCGCCTCGGGCCGAGAACCCATCCTAGAGGAGGACTACGTGGCGGCCGGCGCCGGGGAAGCGAGCGCCCCCGCCGCCAACGGCTTGCCGGCCGCGGGGGACTCCCTTggcgccccgggcccgcccgACGCGCCCGGCCACCAGGCGGCGCTGCCTGAGCCGGAGCAGCTGGCGCGCCGGCCGCCGCTCTCCACCGAGCTGCGCGGCGTCCAGGACTACATAGATATGCGCAAGGAGCGCATCGTCTACCTCTTCCTGGAGCACTGGCGCAAGTGGACCTTCCGCGGCCCCGGGCGCCATGCCCAGGCGCGCCTACGCAGACTGCTGCCCCGCGTGGTGGCCGCCGGCGCGGGCTCCGTCCCCGAGgccgctgaggcacccgggccGCCGGCAGGCGACGGCGCCGACGGGCGGCTGCTGCGCCTGCTGAAGCAGCGGCAGGTGGTGGGCAAGCTGCTGGGCCACTGGCGGAGCCTGCTGCGGCGGGtgcccgcgcgccccccgcgcggcTCGGGTCTGGCGCACGGCCTGTACTGGCCCGAGCACTTCCTGCCGCCCCTCGACGGCGGCGCGCCCCCACGCTACGACAGCCTCACGCTCGACCTCTTCATGCTTGGCTACTTCCAGCTGCTGGAGATGGGCCTGAGCCGAGAGGAGCGCAAGTTCCGCCACCTGCTGTGCTACGAGATGTTCGACCGGCTGGGCAGCCACCCGTGGGAGCTCATCCGCCGCTTCCACCGCGTCGTGCTCGAGGAGGTGGAGGCCGGCCGGCGCAGCTGGAGCGACGGCTTTGAGGACCTCAGGCGCCAGTTCTTTGGAGACAGCCCGGAGGCTGAGCCGGCGCGGGAAGAAGAGGCCGAGGAGGagcgagaggaggaggaggaggaggagccggcGGAAAAGGTCGCTTCGGCCCAGACGGTGGACTGGCCAGAGGGGCAGCCCGAGGCCCCAGCTCCTGCGCCGCAGCCTCCGACCCCACCTCCGCCAGCCGCGCCTCCCCCGACGTGGGACCCTCCTAGTCCCGAAGCCCCTGTCGAAGATCCCCTGGAGCTGGTGTCTGAGATGGGCGAGTTCAGCAATGAGGACATCTGCCGCTATATTGACCGCAGCTTCTCCttctggaaggagaaggaggcagagctCTTTGACATCTGA
- the ESPN gene encoding espin isoform X6, which translates to MYSQRPPGGAPMSRTKSFNMMSPTGDNSELLAEIKAGKSLKPTPQSKGLTTVFSGSGQPISQPDLPLPQASPAPSRARSPTPPAAGPQPLLNGSVAPAPPATPAPGVQLDVEALIPTHDEQGRPIPEWKRQVMVRKLQLKMQEEEEQRRKLTAASSCCYPREGWRYSSAHNAILGPFGELMTEADILRIEQQIENLQVLHKAQKLEARLEQLELELEQLLPISAALSAPRFTVDPRRMHGRAVSLPAWCSKISTLLKSMATLLAALGGRPAHLAELLAADTGQPLAPLPDAPWRPGPLCLGRSHSLSWCREAVAREILDCGVSVQHLRAVYELRAQGSAPARGSRRKLSLPAGASGREPILEEDYVAAGAGEASAPAANGLPAAGDSLGAPGPPDAPGHQAALPEPEQLARRPPLSTELRGVQDYIDMRKERIVYLFLEHWRKWTFRGPGRHAQARLRRLLPRVVAAGAGSVPEAAEAPGPPAGDGADGRLLRLLKQRQVVGKLLGHWRSLLRRVPARPPRGSGLAHGLYWPEHFLPPLDGGAPPRYDSLTLDLFMLGYFQLLEMGLSREERKFRHLLCYEMFDRLGSHPWELIRRFHRVVLEEVEAGRRSWSDGFEDLRRQFFGDSPEAEPAREEEAEEEREEEEEEEPAEKVASAQTVDWPEGQPEAPAPAPQPPTPPPPAAPPPTWDPPSPEAPVEDPLELVSEMGEFSNEDICRYIDRSFSFWKEKEAELFDI; encoded by the exons ATGTACTCCCAGAGGCCTCCAGGAGGGGCCCCCATGTCCC GCACCAAGTCTTTCAACATGATGTCCCCGACGGGTGACAACTCCGAGCTACTGGCTGAGATCAAGGCTGGCAAGAGTCTGAAGCCGACGCCGCAGAGCAAAGGGCTGACGACAGTGTTCTCGGGCAGCGGGCAGCCCATCTCCCAG CCAGACTTGCCGCTGCCCCAGGCATCGCCTGCGCCTTCACGGGCCCGCAGCCCCACCCCACCGGCTGCAGGGCCCCAGCCACTGCTCAATGGCAGCGTGGCACCGGCACCGCCTGCCACCCCGGCGCCTGGTGTTCAGCTGGATGTGGAGGCGCTCATCCCCACACACGACGAGCAGGGCCGGCCCATCCCTGAGTGGAAGCGCCAGGTGATGGTGCGGAAACTGCAGCTGAAgatgcaggaggaggaagagcagaggcgGAAG CTGACGGCCGCCAGCTCGTGCTGCTACCCCCGCGAGGGCTGGAGGTACTCCAGCGCGCACAACGCCATCCTCGGGCCCTTCGGCGAGCTCATGACCGAAGCCGACATCCTCCGCATCGAGCAGCAAATCGAGAACCTGCAGGTGTTGCACAAGGCGCAGAAGCTGGAGGCGCGCCTGGAGCAGCTGGAGCTGGAGTTGGAGCAGCTGCTGCCGATCTCGGCCGCCCTTTCGGCGCCGCGCTTCACCGTGGATCCGCGCCGCATGCACGGCCGCGCCGTCAGCCTGCCTGCCTGGTGCAGCAAGATCTCCACGCTGCTCAAGAGCATGGCCACGCTGCTGGCCGCGCTGGGCGGCCGGCCCGCGCACCTGGCCGAGCTGCTGGCCGCCGACACGGGCCAGCCGCTGGCACCGCTGCCCGACGCGCCCTGGCGGCCGGGCCCGCTCTGCCTGGGCCGCTCGCACTCGCTCAGCTGGTGCCGCGAGGCCGTGGCGCGCGAGATCCTCGACTGCGGCGTCTCGGTGCAGCACCTCCGCGCCGTCTACGAGCTGCGCGCCCAGGGCTCGGCGCCCGCGCGCGGCTCGCGCCGCAAGCTCTCGCTTCCTGCGGGCGCCTCGGGCCGAGAACCCATCCTAGAGGAGGACTACGTGGCGGCCGGCGCCGGGGAAGCGAGCGCCCCCGCCGCCAACGGCTTGCCGGCCGCGGGGGACTCCCTTggcgccccgggcccgcccgACGCGCCCGGCCACCAGGCGGCGCTGCCTGAGCCGGAGCAGCTGGCGCGCCGGCCGCCGCTCTCCACCGAGCTGCGCGGCGTCCAGGACTACATAGATATGCGCAAGGAGCGCATCGTCTACCTCTTCCTGGAGCACTGGCGCAAGTGGACCTTCCGCGGCCCCGGGCGCCATGCCCAGGCGCGCCTACGCAGACTGCTGCCCCGCGTGGTGGCCGCCGGCGCGGGCTCCGTCCCCGAGgccgctgaggcacccgggccGCCGGCAGGCGACGGCGCCGACGGGCGGCTGCTGCGCCTGCTGAAGCAGCGGCAGGTGGTGGGCAAGCTGCTGGGCCACTGGCGGAGCCTGCTGCGGCGGGtgcccgcgcgccccccgcgcggcTCGGGTCTGGCGCACGGCCTGTACTGGCCCGAGCACTTCCTGCCGCCCCTCGACGGCGGCGCGCCCCCACGCTACGACAGCCTCACGCTCGACCTCTTCATGCTTGGCTACTTCCAGCTGCTGGAGATGGGCCTGAGCCGAGAGGAGCGCAAGTTCCGCCACCTGCTGTGCTACGAGATGTTCGACCGGCTGGGCAGCCACCCGTGGGAGCTCATCCGCCGCTTCCACCGCGTCGTGCTCGAGGAGGTGGAGGCCGGCCGGCGCAGCTGGAGCGACGGCTTTGAGGACCTCAGGCGCCAGTTCTTTGGAGACAGCCCGGAGGCTGAGCCGGCGCGGGAAGAAGAGGCCGAGGAGGagcgagaggaggaggaggaggaggagccggcGGAAAAGGTCGCTTCGGCCCAGACGGTGGACTGGCCAGAGGGGCAGCCCGAGGCCCCAGCTCCTGCGCCGCAGCCTCCGACCCCACCTCCGCCAGCCGCGCCTCCCCCGACGTGGGACCCTCCTAGTCCCGAAGCCCCTGTCGAAGATCCCCTGGAGCTGGTGTCTGAGATGGGCGAGTTCAGCAATGAGGACATCTGCCGCTATATTGACCGCAGCTTCTCCttctggaaggagaaggaggcagagctCTTTGACATCTGA